The following is a genomic window from Lactococcus carnosus.
ATTACCTAATTTCAAGCACTCATGATATCACAGGGTTTACAGTAGGTAAAGCGTCAAATCGTATGTTGCTCGATCCTGCTGTGACAGTAGGTGATAAAGTCAAATGGGAAGATTTAGGAGCAAAACGAGCAATTAAATATGTTATTGCGAAATCATTAGATAAAATAGGTTTGTGGCAACTTTATAGGAAGTTGTCTGGTAAGCATAACTAAAAGCTGATGTTGAAAATGATGAGACACTATTTAGTCATCTATTTCTTGAATTGTTGCCGAAAGCCTGTTAATTTACTTTGATATACGTAGAGTAGTATATCATGACGTTTATCGAATGGTGATGCATGATGTAGGATACTCCTTTTAATATGATAGTAGTTTGGAGAAGTTATGAAAAGAAAAATGAGTGCTGGTATAAGGAATGTTTATAATAATAAATTTATTTTTTTAACATTGACAGTATTGCTATTTATGTCTCATTTTATGTTTAATAGTGAAGTTGATTGGCCAATACGTTATATGTTCCCTGCTTTTTGTGTACTTGTTGTACTAATGTTTGTGCTAAATTTTAATGATGTAAAAAAAATACCTAGCAATGCATTCTATATCATTTTGTTGATTGGGTCTTTAAATAGTTTAATCTTACCAGCTGGAACAGGTTTAGATGAGCAAGCACACTATGCAAATGCCATGCAAATTGCAGATGGTCGGTTGATCAATCTGGTAGATAAAACGGATTTTTATAAAGTTTCTCCAGATGCTGCATTTAATCCTGAGGGGCAGGTGGATAAATATAACCTTTATACTAGTAATTGGTTACACTTAAAACATAAACAATCTGATTATAGCATTATCAAAACGAAAAGTCATAATATTGCTAATCCTGTCTTTATTCCATCAGCTATAGGTATTAAAATTGGTAGAATACTAAGTCCATATGTTTTTATTTCCTATTATTTAGGAAGAATGTTTAATGTGCTTGCATTGGCTACGATGGCATATTTTGCAATTAAAAAATCGAAGCATTATGCAATCGCATTATTTGGTATTTCAACGATTCCGATTTGTTTATGGATCTCTGCTGGATATAACTATGATTCATTTTATTATGGTCTAACCCTACTAGCGATATCTTGGTTAATAAATATGTTTGATAATGAAAGCAAGATACAATTAAAGAATACCATTGTCTACTCAATTTTTTCTTGTTTATTAGTTTTAGCTAAAGCACCGATGGTTTCCATTATTGTTTTACCTTTATTTATTCCAAAATCATACTATCAGTCTGCTAAAGTCAAACTGTTAACACTTATTCCGATTGTTCTGATGACATTTGTCGCGGTAGCGTGGTTAGCTCAAGTACGTATTTTTTCTTTATTTGGATATACTTCCGCTGTCACCAGCGATGTAGATACTTCGAAAGTCTCTAATTTAACATATTTTCTTGCTCATCTAAAAGAGTCAATCGGCGTGTTTATCCGAACGTTCTTAAATGTAATTGGGCAAAATACTTTTCAGGAAATTGGCTCACCCAATGGTCACCTACAAGCACCTTTTATTCCAGTTGAACATGGTATAATGAATAATATTAATATCGTCATTTTTATTCTGATGATTCTAATAACAAGCTTTGTAGTGAGAATAGAATTACCGAAATATTTTAAAGTTATACTAATTGCGATCAACATTTTTATTATTTTTGCCACAATTTATGCAATCTCTGGGGATTCAAGAGTTTATAGCCAAGGCCAAAAGGTTGTTGGCGGCATACAAGGTAGATATTTATTCATTACGATGGCATCTCTTCCGGCCTTATTCAGTAGTCCTATCAAAAAAATATTCAGAATTGAATCTGCTACAAATAAGATAGATATAAGTCTAGAAGAGCATATTTGTGCTGTCGTAATGAAGTTATGTTTATTTGGCGCCTTATTAACTACTTATACCTACTTTTACGTTACAGGGGATCTTATCTTTTAGTCAAATAGAATTGGGAGACATCATGTGTCAACATACCTTTGTGATTTGTGCCTATGGCAAGTCACCCTATTTAGAAGCTTGTATTCAATCTTGTCTGGATCAAACAAGTGTGACATCACAAGCATCAAAAATTATTTTATATACGAGTACGCCCAATGCATTAATTGATGCCTTAGCTAAACAATATCAGATTGACGTATTCAGCAATGACGGTGGTGGTATTGGACATGACTGGAATCAAGCATTATCGTTTGTCACGACGAAATACGCGACGATTGCCCATCAAGATGATATCTATTTGCCAAGCTACGGGACTGAGGTGATTAAGGCGTTTAATCATTCTGATGAGACAAATATTGTGTTTACAGACTATAGTGAAAATGATGCGCAAGATCAGTTAAGACCACGTAATATCAATTTGAAAATCAAACATTTCGGCTTGAGCTTGATGTCTCTACTTCAGGCTAAATGGTATCAAAAACGTATTTATGCGCTTGGTAATTTTATTTCTTGCCCTGCGGTATCTTATAATATGGAAAGACTCTCTGATTTCAAATTTGATGAAGATTTGAAAATGGTTGTTGACTGGGATGCGTGGGAAAGAATTATGTCACTGCCAGGTAAAGTGACATACGTCAAGCAAAGACTGATGTACCATCGGATACATAATGATTCCGAAACAACAGTAAATACATTAGATAAAAATAGAGAAACTGAAGAGTTTATGATGTATCAACGTTATTGGCCAACTGTGATTGCAAAACTATTGATGCGCGTCTATGTAAAAAATCAAAAAGGCAATCAATAATAGCGCTAAAGCCACTTATGTTATAATGGGTAATGTAAAAAAATTTTGGAGAATAAATGGATAAGAAAAAAATCCTTTTAATTATCCCCGCTTACAATGAGTCTGAGGGGATTGCAGCAGTCATTAAGAAAGTTGATGACTATCGTGAGAGTAGTCACTATAGCTTAGATTATATTGTGATTAATGATGGTTCTTCTGATAATGAAGAAGAGATATTACTGGCTAACAAGATTAACCATGTTGAACTCGTCCTTAATTTAGGGATTGGTGGCGCTGTACAAACAGGTTATATCTATGCTAAAAAGCATGGCTATGATATCGCGATTCAATTTGATGGCGATGGTCAACACGATATCGCGTCTTTACCTCAACTAGTTGACCCAATCCTTAATGGAGAAGTTGACTTTACTGTTGGCTCGCGATTTATTCAAGAGGGAACTTCTGATTTTCAGTCAACAGGTGCGAGACAGCTTGGCATAAAAATTTTATCACAACTAATCAAATGGTCGTCAAAAGTAAAAATAAAAGATGTGACAAGTGGTTATCGAGCAGGTAATCGTAAAGTCATTGATCAATTTGCCAAGTATTATCCAAGTAAATATCCGGAACCAGAGAGTTATATGCACTTGTTTGCCAAGCATATCAAGGTACGAGAAGTGGGTGTTCAGATGTTTGAACGGACGACTGGTGAATCGAGTATTAATTTAAGGAAAGCAGTGGGCTATATGATTGATGTTTCGCTATCGATTTTAATTGCCGGATTGATTAAGAAGGAGGACCAAAAATGATGCCTTTACAATTGCAAATTATCGCGATCATTTTGGCAGTTGGTTTTTTTATCTTGCCAATTTACTTAGTCAAAAAAGGTCAAGCAGAAGTCAGACAGCTACGCAAATGGCTGTTATTAGCTGTCATCATTTTAATTGGTGCTTTGGTACCTGCATTGGCAACGCGTGTTGCTAAACTGTTAGGGATTATCAATCTCACATCACTTGCCTTATTTGGCTTAACCGGTGTCTTGTTGATTTTTGCCTTGAACGCGCATATTTCGCTAATTAATGCTGAAAATCAAATTAAAGTGCTGACGCAAGAGTTATCGCTTATGAAAGCAGATCTGAATGAGACGGACAAGGATGAGCGTGATCTAAGTTAATTAGCGTGATTGCTGACCTACTCTACAAGATTTGATGAGTAACTGATGGTTAGTTATCAACAGTAATCAAATAATCAGTTTATGAAAAATTGTGGACGAGATATCAAAAGTATCATGTGAAAGCTTATGCTATTTTGAGTCTATTTCGCAATTAAGAGATAGCCAGTTAATCTATATCATCCAACGGTAGGAGTTTAGTAATGGAAACTACAAATGTTCAAAAAGCAACTAAAAATATCATGGTTTCATTTGGAACACAAGTGGTTTTACTTGTTTTTAAATTTATTGTTCAAACCTTATTTATTCACAAACTAGGCGAGTTATATTTAGGTGTCAATGGTCTTATGACCAATCTCTTTACTGTATTTTCTTTTGCAGAATTGGGACTAGGTACAGCAATTTCATACAATTTGTATCGACCAATTGCTGATAATGATAGACCAAAGATTGCCGCCTATATGCGCTTTTATAAGCGTGCTTATGAAGTGATAGGGTTGTTTGTTGCCGTATTAGGCATTGGATTTATGCCCTTTTTGCACTCCGTAATCAAAGGAGACTATGTTGATGGCTTGTACATCATCTATGCGCTTTTTCTGATGAACACAATCTCATCTTATATATTCACCTACAAGAGAACCTTGCTTACCGCCTACCAGGAAGAGTATAAAAACCAACTCAATTTATTTTGGTTTACTGTCGTTCAGATGTCTTTGCAATCAGTTGTCTTGTTTCTTTATCAAAATTTTATTCTTTATCTAGTCATTCAAGTTGTCTGTACTTTCCTATCCAATTTTGTTATCTCAAGAGTTGTTGATAAAGAGTATCCGTATTTAAAAGAACATATAGATGAGCGCATTAGCAAAGTGGAATTTGGTGTTATTCGTCGGAATGTATTAGAATTACTAGGGGCCAAAGTAGGTGGAGTTGTCCTGACATCAACGGACAATATTATCATTTCAAGCTTTATCGGTCTTGCTGCTGTTGGGCAATATGCCAACTATTTATTAATCACGGCTAGTATCACTTTTGTTACGAATAAAACGATTAGTTCAATTATCGCTAGTATTGGTAATATGTCGATCAAGAATTCTAAGGATGATAATATTAAAACGTTTTATCAAGCTTATTTTTTAAACTATATGGCATCTATCATTGTGTCATCCTGCCTGATGAACTTGATGACGCCATTTATCCGTGCCTGGGCAGGTGAAGCTTATGTCATGGGATTTTGGGTGTTACTATTTACAGTTTTAAATTATTTAATAGGCCAAATGCGGCAGACAATCAGTGCATTTATGTTTGCTTATGGTGCGCTGCAATTTCAAGGTGTTAAATCAATTATTGAAGCACTAATCAATTTGACCTTATCTATCCTATTGGTTACTCAGACAAATTTAGGTGTTGCAGGCATCTTAATGGGGACATTGATTACGAATGTTTTAATTAATAGCTGGTTTGAAGCCTATCAAATGTTTCGACAAGGGTTTAAAGAGTCTGTTAAAAAGTTCTTATTCTATAATTGGGGTCATTTATTACTTGCGACTGGGATTGTTTTACTGGTCTACAAATTGACATCATATATAGAGCTTGCAAATCCGTGGTTAGATTTGCTTGCTACAGTTGTCGTTACACTTATATTAGATGTTTTTTTCATCTCCCTCATACATGGTAGAAATCAGTATTTTAAATCTGTAAAGCAGCTATTAATACAGAGAATTTTTAGAAAAAAATAATAAAATGTCTCTATGCTAAATAAAGTTCTAGGTCTTTGAAAATTAAGTTGTTTGATAAACAGCCTAATAGATCTAGTTTTTTTTATTTTATTGGTGTACAAAACATTAAAACGTGGTATAATAAGATAGATAAATTAAAGGATGGGTAGGTGGATAAGTGTATTATAGTAATTGCAGAGAAAAACAGAGAAATATACAAGTAGTTGTGGCTATCGTGTTGCTGATAGGGATGTTTATATCTATAAAGGTATCAGCGAGTGCTGTTAATGATTATATCATCAATAACAATATTAAGCCGGCAAATGAAACATTACAATTAGGTAGAATATATAACCAGGACCCCAAGATAAACGGTAATCTCAACATGAATTATGATGATGGGAAACCAAAAATGATTATTATCCATGAGATTGGTGTGGATGGTGGCACGATTAATGGGTCCATTGACTATATGGTTAGAACGCAAGATTCAGCCTTTGTGCATGCTTTTGTTGATGATAGTAGATTGATTACGATCGCGGATAAAAGCAAAAAATCCTGGGGTTCTGGTGGCTATGGAAATAGGTACGGCATTCAAATCGAACAAATGCGTGTCACTAGCAAAGCAGCCTTTTATAAACAGATAGCAACTTTGGCAAATTGGACAGCGCAACAGATGAAAAAGTACGACATGGGCGCACCAAAGTTAATGTCAAGCCCTAGTACACCACAGAGAAATGATTTGTCGACAAAACCAGATGGCAATCTAGCAACGCATAAGATGATTTCTTATAAATATAATCAAACAACAGACCATGTAGATCCGGATGAATATTGGGCAAGATTTGGTTATGATATTAATCAGTTTCGTGATTTGGTGGCAACTTATTATAATGGAAATCAAGTTCAGCAAAATGTAGGTTATTTAGATACTTTAGGTATCACTGGTGAGGGAAATACGATCAAGGTTCGTGGTTGGCATTATAGTCCTAAAAAATATGAATTTCTGTTCATAATGGATGCTGATACTGGAAAAGAAATTTCACGTCAACAAGTCAGCCAGCCAGAAATCCGAAATGATGTCAAAAGCGTGTATAAGTATAATAATGCTGAGAAATCTGGATTTAATAAGGTATTGTGGGTGCCTAGAGGTAAAACTATTTACGTCATGTCTAGAAAAACCGATGATCCTAAAGGTAATGATAGTGGCGGAGCAGATGATATTCGTTTCTCATCAAATGTCATCAAAACATTTTCTAATCGCGGCTATTTAGATAGCGTATCTCTAAATGGGAATACATTATCGATGCGGGCATGGTTTTGGGCTGGACAGTCTTATAAGTACCAGTTTGTATTCGCTTTAGATGCGACGACAGGTAAAGAACTTTCTAGAAAAGCAACTAATATAGAAACTAGAGTTGATGTAAAAAGAGCCTTAAATAATCTAACAAATTCCGAAAAATCAGGTGTCAAGGTACAACTAGCAGTCCCGATTGATAAAAATATAAAGATTATGATTAGACGAACGAATGATCCTAAAGGAAATGAAAGAGGTGGGAAATCTGATTATATCTTTGGCGGTAAGACCATTTCTTCTTATAAATCAAAATTTAATCAAAATAGTCTATCTGTAGCTGGTACTACTCTTAGCACGCGTGGGTGGTTTTGGACGCAACAAGCAACGTATAAGTACCAGTATATCTTTGTGATGGATAAAAATACA
Proteins encoded in this region:
- a CDS encoding glucosaminidase domain-containing protein — encoded protein: MYYSNCREKQRNIQVVVAIVLLIGMFISIKVSASAVNDYIINNNIKPANETLQLGRIYNQDPKINGNLNMNYDDGKPKMIIIHEIGVDGGTINGSIDYMVRTQDSAFVHAFVDDSRLITIADKSKKSWGSGGYGNRYGIQIEQMRVTSKAAFYKQIATLANWTAQQMKKYDMGAPKLMSSPSTPQRNDLSTKPDGNLATHKMISYKYNQTTDHVDPDEYWARFGYDINQFRDLVATYYNGNQVQQNVGYLDTLGITGEGNTIKVRGWHYSPKKYEFLFIMDADTGKEISRQQVSQPEIRNDVKSVYKYNNAEKSGFNKVLWVPRGKTIYVMSRKTDDPKGNDSGGADDIRFSSNVIKTFSNRGYLDSVSLNGNTLSMRAWFWAGQSYKYQFVFALDATTGKELSRKATNIETRVDVKRALNNLTNSEKSGVKVQLAVPIDKNIKIMIRRTNDPKGNERGGKSDYIFGGKTISSYKSKFNQNSLSVAGTTLSTRGWFWTQQATYKYQYIFVMDKNTNQELARKLTPILNRSDVKNYLGNLKGTNQTGFDTSIKLPGNKQAYIMVRRTNDPKGNGIGGYTEISFPNKVVQTKATLPVKPVKPSQPAKPSQPVKPSQPAKPSQPVKPSQPAKIDLTGTNDTQKAWFNALYASAQQLAKANDLFPSVMMSQAIAESAWGQSELAKTGNNLFGVKADPSWTGAVVNRLTLENTTAANQTVTGYRTEAEGRAGKPATTFVLANKGTPYYIYTGFRKYASQSESLRDYVTKIKTTVNGSTYRYQGAWRSKAGSYQNAAHALKLGGYATAPDYATNLTNRIEKYKLYVLD
- a CDS encoding DUF2304 domain-containing protein, with protein sequence MMPLQLQIIAIILAVGFFILPIYLVKKGQAEVRQLRKWLLLAVIILIGALVPALATRVAKLLGIINLTSLALFGLTGVLLIFALNAHISLINAENQIKVLTQELSLMKADLNETDKDERDLS
- a CDS encoding glycosyltransferase family A protein; amino-acid sequence: MCQHTFVICAYGKSPYLEACIQSCLDQTSVTSQASKIILYTSTPNALIDALAKQYQIDVFSNDGGGIGHDWNQALSFVTTKYATIAHQDDIYLPSYGTEVIKAFNHSDETNIVFTDYSENDAQDQLRPRNINLKIKHFGLSLMSLLQAKWYQKRIYALGNFISCPAVSYNMERLSDFKFDEDLKMVVDWDAWERIMSLPGKVTYVKQRLMYHRIHNDSETTVNTLDKNRETEEFMMYQRYWPTVIAKLLMRVYVKNQKGNQ
- a CDS encoding lipopolysaccharide biosynthesis protein, with product METTNVQKATKNIMVSFGTQVVLLVFKFIVQTLFIHKLGELYLGVNGLMTNLFTVFSFAELGLGTAISYNLYRPIADNDRPKIAAYMRFYKRAYEVIGLFVAVLGIGFMPFLHSVIKGDYVDGLYIIYALFLMNTISSYIFTYKRTLLTAYQEEYKNQLNLFWFTVVQMSLQSVVLFLYQNFILYLVIQVVCTFLSNFVISRVVDKEYPYLKEHIDERISKVEFGVIRRNVLELLGAKVGGVVLTSTDNIIISSFIGLAAVGQYANYLLITASITFVTNKTISSIIASIGNMSIKNSKDDNIKTFYQAYFLNYMASIIVSSCLMNLMTPFIRAWAGEAYVMGFWVLLFTVLNYLIGQMRQTISAFMFAYGALQFQGVKSIIEALINLTLSILLVTQTNLGVAGILMGTLITNVLINSWFEAYQMFRQGFKESVKKFLFYNWGHLLLATGIVLLVYKLTSYIELANPWLDLLATVVVTLILDVFFISLIHGRNQYFKSVKQLLIQRIFRKK
- a CDS encoding glycosyltransferase family 2 protein codes for the protein MDKKKILLIIPAYNESEGIAAVIKKVDDYRESSHYSLDYIVINDGSSDNEEEILLANKINHVELVLNLGIGGAVQTGYIYAKKHGYDIAIQFDGDGQHDIASLPQLVDPILNGEVDFTVGSRFIQEGTSDFQSTGARQLGIKILSQLIKWSSKVKIKDVTSGYRAGNRKVIDQFAKYYPSKYPEPESYMHLFAKHIKVREVGVQMFERTTGESSINLRKAVGYMIDVSLSILIAGLIKKEDQK
- a CDS encoding DUF2142 domain-containing protein translates to MKRKMSAGIRNVYNNKFIFLTLTVLLFMSHFMFNSEVDWPIRYMFPAFCVLVVLMFVLNFNDVKKIPSNAFYIILLIGSLNSLILPAGTGLDEQAHYANAMQIADGRLINLVDKTDFYKVSPDAAFNPEGQVDKYNLYTSNWLHLKHKQSDYSIIKTKSHNIANPVFIPSAIGIKIGRILSPYVFISYYLGRMFNVLALATMAYFAIKKSKHYAIALFGISTIPICLWISAGYNYDSFYYGLTLLAISWLINMFDNESKIQLKNTIVYSIFSCLLVLAKAPMVSIIVLPLFIPKSYYQSAKVKLLTLIPIVLMTFVAVAWLAQVRIFSLFGYTSAVTSDVDTSKVSNLTYFLAHLKESIGVFIRTFLNVIGQNTFQEIGSPNGHLQAPFIPVEHGIMNNINIVIFILMILITSFVVRIELPKYFKVILIAINIFIIFATIYAISGDSRVYSQGQKVVGGIQGRYLFITMASLPALFSSPIKKIFRIESATNKIDISLEEHICAVVMKLCLFGALLTTYTYFYVTGDLIF